Proteins encoded in a region of the Microcoleus sp. bin38.metabat.b11b12b14.051 genome:
- a CDS encoding glycosyltransferase family 39 protein produces the protein MSNIFRFPGRQSKTRFNDSLTDKLWMLALLLAAVLIFGLNLGGVALRDWDEGIAAQVSREIWRGNLNWLYPTIGSMPYLNKPPLVHWLIGLCFRAGGVSELTARLVPAMLTAASVPLLYAIGRELFVQRSIAIFSALVYLTLLPVVRHGRLAMLDGAVLCFLVASMWCLLRSRRDLRYALGAGIGFGLICLTKGVMLGLLLGTIGFVFLVWDTPRLLTSGYLWGGLAIGTLPVAAWYFAQWLHYGQDFINANLVNQSFRRIWEPVGNHKGAPWYYLLKILESAWPWQLFYLQGLRLSWENRNFPGPKLVLVWTGVYLLAISVMNTKLPWYVLPVYPAFAIAVGSYLAEVWDQMWLPEEPIKDEVEEHFNAISLLPHPAILAVIAVVAIVGCAYFSGWVRFGGQIVQPQRDLQLMLMFVVLTMTLAAVLLHRKDRQFILVLIWGTYVTLLVFVASDNWVWELAEDYPVKPIAEIVRQGTPAGKEVFTSHKLPRPSLNFYSQRQVIVADSETLKQKWQSLPQPYFLLEKPVLKHLALENPQVVKTADDWVLVTRK, from the coding sequence ATGTCAAACATCTTTCGATTCCCGGGGCGCCAATCCAAAACTCGCTTCAATGACAGCTTGACAGACAAACTGTGGATGCTGGCTTTGTTGTTGGCTGCGGTGCTGATTTTCGGGCTGAATCTGGGCGGTGTGGCTTTGCGGGATTGGGATGAAGGGATTGCGGCGCAGGTAAGCCGGGAAATTTGGCGCGGTAATTTAAATTGGTTGTATCCGACGATCGGCTCTATGCCCTATTTGAACAAGCCACCTCTGGTACACTGGCTGATCGGGCTGTGTTTTCGCGCCGGCGGTGTCAGCGAATTGACGGCGAGGCTGGTACCGGCGATGCTGACGGCTGCTTCGGTGCCCCTGCTTTACGCGATTGGGCGGGAGTTGTTTGTGCAGCGCTCGATCGCCATTTTTTCGGCTCTGGTGTATCTGACGCTGCTCCCGGTAGTGCGGCACGGACGTTTGGCGATGTTAGACGGGGCAGTTTTGTGTTTTTTGGTGGCGTCGATGTGGTGTTTGCTGCGATCGCGCCGCGATTTGCGCTACGCTTTGGGGGCGGGGATTGGGTTCGGACTCATTTGCCTGACTAAGGGCGTGATGTTGGGGCTGCTGCTGGGGACGATCGGCTTTGTTTTCCTGGTTTGGGATACCCCGCGACTCCTGACTTCTGGGTATCTGTGGGGCGGATTGGCGATCGGCACTTTACCAGTAGCTGCATGGTATTTTGCCCAATGGCTGCACTACGGCCAAGATTTCATCAACGCTAATTTAGTTAACCAATCTTTCCGGCGCATTTGGGAGCCCGTCGGGAATCACAAAGGCGCGCCCTGGTATTATCTATTAAAAATTTTAGAATCAGCTTGGCCTTGGCAGTTATTTTACCTGCAAGGGCTGCGTTTGAGTTGGGAAAATCGAAATTTTCCCGGGCCAAAATTAGTATTAGTTTGGACTGGAGTATATCTACTGGCGATTTCTGTGATGAATACCAAATTACCTTGGTATGTTTTGCCAGTTTATCCAGCTTTTGCGATCGCCGTTGGCAGCTATCTCGCCGAAGTTTGGGATCAAATGTGGCTGCCGGAAGAACCCATAAAAGATGAAGTAGAAGAACATTTTAATGCTATATCTTTGTTGCCTCATCCCGCTATTTTGGCAGTAATAGCCGTAGTTGCTATCGTCGGTTGTGCGTACTTCAGCGGCTGGGTAAGGTTTGGGGGACAAATTGTGCAGCCCCAGCGAGATTTGCAGTTAATGCTAATGTTTGTAGTTTTGACAATGACACTGGCGGCCGTATTATTGCACCGCAAGGATCGGCAGTTTATTTTAGTTTTAATTTGGGGAACTTACGTCACGCTCTTAGTATTTGTTGCTTCCGATAACTGGGTTTGGGAACTCGCCGAGGATTATCCAGTTAAGCCGATCGCCGAAATAGTCCGCCAAGGAACCCCAGCCGGCAAGGAAGTCTTTACCTCTCATAAATTACCTCGTCCGTCGCTAAATTTTTACAGCCAGAGGCAAGTTATTGTCGCCGACAGCGAAACGCTGAAACAGAAATGGCAATCTCTCCCGCAACCTTATTTTCTGTTGGAAAAACCTGTGCTTAAACATCTAGCCTTGGAGAATCCTCAGGTAGTCAAGACAGCGGATGATTGGGTTTTAGTAACTCGGAAGTAA